A window from Catalinimonas alkaloidigena encodes these proteins:
- a CDS encoding sigma-70 family RNA polymerase sigma factor: MLPHDATDSPLLARLRAGEQAALQTLFTRHYRPLCDFACQLTKSPDLAEEVVADIFLILWQKRRELEIHTSLRAYLYVAVRRRALQVVKKEHVWDGLDESVEHAATEPFNPLDVLLFRELNYRIDHLVDRLPDPDRLMLRLKMSGLTYKEIAETLELSVKTVEYRLAKSIERVKRGYQQK, from the coding sequence ATGCTACCGCACGACGCTACAGACTCTCCTCTCCTTGCCCGACTCCGTGCGGGTGAACAAGCTGCCCTGCAAACTCTTTTTACCCGGCACTACCGCCCGCTGTGCGACTTTGCCTGCCAGCTTACGAAAAGTCCTGACCTGGCCGAAGAGGTGGTCGCCGACATCTTTCTGATCCTCTGGCAAAAGCGCCGGGAGCTGGAAATTCATACGTCACTGCGCGCGTATCTGTACGTGGCGGTGCGCCGTCGGGCCTTGCAGGTCGTCAAGAAAGAACACGTCTGGGACGGTTTGGATGAATCGGTCGAGCACGCCGCAACCGAGCCGTTCAATCCGCTGGACGTGCTGCTGTTCCGTGAGTTGAACTACCGCATCGATCACCTGGTCGACCGTCTTCCCGACCCTGACCGCCTGATGCTGCGCCTCAAAATGTCCGGCCTTACGTACAAAGAGATCGCCGAGACGCTGGAGCTTTCGGTCAAAACCGTAGAGTACCGGCTGGCGAAATCGATCGAGCGCGTAAAGCGGGGCTACCAGCAGAAGTAA
- a CDS encoding histidine phosphatase family protein, whose protein sequence is MSKTTRIFLVRHGATLSTAESRFSGSANVPLSDEGREQAQRLAFRLRNETISAVYSSQLGRAIETAQILAKTHKLTLQIREGLQEISHGHWEGMTRKEVDEKYPDEAAAWEEDPFTYAPKDGETGLDVTARALPTVMDIVRSHPGEKVLIVSHKATIRLLLSSLLGFEPRRYRDALDQSPAALNIIDFKDPVRARLTLFNDTSHYAETGLAIPAIPSDRLSRWWDSGTDPLGRPDEK, encoded by the coding sequence ATGTCCAAAACGACCCGCATCTTTCTGGTCCGCCACGGGGCCACCCTCTCCACCGCAGAATCTCGCTTTTCGGGCTCGGCCAACGTGCCCCTGTCCGACGAAGGACGCGAGCAGGCCCAGCGGCTGGCCTTCCGCCTTCGGAACGAAACCATTTCGGCCGTCTACTCCTCGCAACTCGGCAGGGCCATCGAAACAGCGCAGATCCTGGCCAAAACCCACAAACTTACCTTGCAGATCCGCGAAGGCTTGCAGGAAATTTCGCACGGCCACTGGGAAGGCATGACCCGAAAAGAAGTAGACGAGAAATATCCGGACGAAGCGGCAGCCTGGGAAGAAGACCCCTTCACCTACGCCCCGAAAGACGGCGAAACCGGCCTCGACGTCACGGCCCGGGCCCTGCCTACGGTGATGGACATCGTACGCAGCCATCCCGGCGAAAAGGTGCTGATCGTGTCGCATAAGGCCACCATCCGCCTGTTGCTCAGTTCGTTGCTGGGTTTCGAGCCCCGGCGCTACCGCGATGCCCTCGACCAGAGCCCGGCAGCCCTCAACATCATCGACTTTAAAGATCCGGTGCGGGCACGCCTCACGCTTTTCAACGATACGTCGCACTATGCCGAAACGGGGCTGGCCATTCCAGCCATTCCGAGCGATCGCCTGTCGCGCTGGTGGGATTCCGGTACCGATCCGCTGGGCCGTCCGGACGAAAAGTAG
- a CDS encoding FecR domain-containing protein codes for MTEHELDRLLRYVRGTASPADHQWVDAWLAEHPDHATFLQELERYGQDIALDQAAFEAPTQAWERLAREIDAQAPFTAPTPPPSPSRKRPRRVLAVLASGLFLLVVGTIAYRFWLADTTAPEHWIVKQTERGERSALQLPDGSRVYLNAESTLAYESHFGESERTVRLQGEAYFDVKPDPDRPFRVMTSRVQVQVLGTSFDVRAYPQAEEVTVAVTTGKVDVRDSLQQPLDQLLPGQRLAYMPATGQVRRDSVRADEVTAWQEGKLRLINTPLPELVQQLERWYDVDITLVQETPQPCRFTTTLDHLTLTQALDLLSLTTPLTYEQHGRTLTLRVGPCL; via the coding sequence GTGACGGAACATGAACTAGACCGGCTGCTGCGCTACGTACGGGGAACCGCCTCTCCGGCCGACCACCAATGGGTCGACGCCTGGCTGGCCGAACACCCCGACCACGCCACCTTTTTGCAGGAACTGGAACGCTACGGTCAGGACATTGCCCTGGATCAGGCCGCCTTCGAAGCGCCGACGCAGGCGTGGGAACGCCTCGCGCGGGAAATCGACGCCCAGGCCCCGTTTACAGCCCCGACTCCGCCACCCTCTCCTTCCCGCAAGCGCCCCCGCCGCGTCCTCGCCGTGCTGGCCAGCGGCTTGTTCCTCCTCGTGGTCGGAACGATTGCCTATCGATTCTGGCTGGCCGACACGACGGCGCCAGAGCACTGGATCGTCAAACAAACGGAACGGGGCGAACGCTCGGCGTTGCAGTTGCCCGACGGCAGCCGGGTCTACCTGAATGCCGAAAGCACGCTGGCCTACGAGAGCCACTTCGGCGAATCGGAGCGGACCGTCCGGTTACAGGGAGAAGCTTATTTCGACGTCAAGCCCGATCCGGATCGGCCGTTTCGGGTCATGACGAGTCGCGTGCAGGTGCAAGTATTAGGTACGTCGTTCGACGTGCGGGCCTATCCGCAGGCAGAAGAGGTAACGGTGGCCGTCACCACCGGAAAAGTGGACGTACGCGACTCACTGCAACAACCGCTCGATCAACTCCTCCCCGGTCAACGCCTGGCCTACATGCCCGCGACGGGGCAGGTTCGGCGGGATTCGGTGCGGGCCGACGAGGTGACGGCCTGGCAGGAGGGGAAATTGCGGCTGATCAACACGCCGCTCCCCGAGTTGGTGCAACAACTGGAACGCTGGTACGACGTGGACATCACGCTCGTGCAGGAGACGCCGCAGCCCTGCCGCTTCACCACAACCCTCGACCACCTGACCCTGACCCAAGCCCTTGATTTATTGAGTTTAACAACCCCCTTAACCTATGAGCAACATGGACGAACCCTAACCCTCCGGGTGGGACCATGTCTGTAA
- a CDS encoding Ppx/GppA phosphatase family protein produces MEDASRRVGAIDMGTNTFHLLIAEPVAGESPRMLERDKRFVKIGSGGISNGYLTEAAFERALGTLRQFSERLQHWQVSPERVFATATSAVRSAKNGGELVDRIKAETGIQVRVINGDQEAAYIYEGVRLALPLADEPSLIMDIGGGSVEFIIGNDARIFWKQSFEIGAQRLLDRFGQQDPLGPAAVQRLFDYLDEQLLPLHNAVHQYAPQTLVGSSGSFDTFCDIYYQENGLQAAEHQTEYELPLAVYRQIHQELLEKNREERLAIPGMIDMRVDMIVVASCLIQFVLSRYGLTRIRVSTFALKEGLLAAVLAGKMV; encoded by the coding sequence ATGGAGGATGCTTCACGGCGTGTGGGGGCCATCGACATGGGTACCAACACGTTTCACCTGCTGATTGCCGAACCGGTCGCGGGCGAATCGCCCCGCATGCTGGAACGCGACAAGCGGTTTGTTAAAATCGGCTCCGGCGGAATTTCCAACGGCTATTTGACCGAGGCGGCTTTTGAGCGGGCACTCGGCACGCTGCGCCAGTTTTCGGAGCGGTTGCAGCACTGGCAGGTTTCGCCCGAGCGAGTGTTTGCCACGGCCACCAGCGCGGTTCGCAGTGCCAAAAACGGCGGCGAACTGGTCGACCGGATCAAGGCCGAAACCGGCATTCAGGTGCGCGTCATTAACGGCGACCAGGAAGCCGCCTACATCTACGAAGGCGTACGGCTGGCCCTGCCGCTGGCCGACGAGCCGAGCCTGATCATGGACATTGGCGGGGGCAGTGTAGAGTTCATCATCGGGAACGACGCGCGCATCTTCTGGAAACAGAGTTTCGAAATCGGGGCCCAGCGCCTCCTCGATCGTTTCGGGCAACAAGATCCCCTGGGGCCGGCTGCTGTCCAGCGCCTCTTCGATTACCTGGACGAACAACTGTTGCCACTGCACAACGCCGTGCATCAGTACGCACCGCAGACCCTGGTGGGCTCGTCGGGTTCGTTCGATACGTTTTGCGACATCTACTATCAGGAAAACGGCCTGCAAGCCGCCGAACACCAGACGGAGTACGAACTTCCGCTGGCGGTTTACCGACAGATCCACCAGGAGCTGCTGGAGAAAAACCGCGAAGAGCGGCTGGCCATTCCGGGGATGATCGACATGCGCGTCGACATGATCGTGGTGGCTTCCTGCCTGATTCAGTTTGTGTTGTCGCGGTACGGCCTGACCCGGATTCGCGTCTCTACCTTCGCCCTGAAAGAAGGGCTACTGGCCGCGGTGCTGGCCGGTAAAATGGTCTAA
- a CDS encoding acyl-CoA carboxylase subunit beta has translation MNDTPAPDRFAELNRKNEEALQGGGPDRIDAQHKKGKLTARERLRLLLDEGSFEEIGKFVMHRAKDFGMDKQHFLGDGVVTGYGTIHGRLVYVFSQDFTVFGGSLSESHAEKIVKIMDLAMKNGAPVIGLNDSGGARIQEGVVSLAGYADIFYRNTLASGVVPQISAIMGPCAGGAVYSPAITDFILMVEHSSYMFVTGPNVVKTVTHENVTAEELGGASTHSTKSGVTHFACANEVECIEYIKKLLSYVPQNCEEEAPMLPYTPGDETRPALNDLVPLNPNQPYDMREVVDGIVDEGTFFEVHRNFAENIIVGFARLAGRSIGIVGNQPAVLAGVLDIHSSTKAARFVRFCDSFNIPLLVLEDVPGFLPGTDQEWNAIITNGAKLLYAFSEATVPRVTVITRKAYGGAYDVMNSKHIGADLNYAWPTAEIAVMGAKGAAEIIFRREIAAADDPEAKLQEKVDDYTAKFANPYRAAHRGYIDEVIKPEDTRRKLIRAFKMLENKVDTLPKKKHGNIPL, from the coding sequence ATGAACGACACCCCCGCCCCCGACCGTTTTGCCGAGCTGAACCGTAAGAACGAAGAAGCCCTGCAGGGCGGTGGCCCCGACCGAATCGACGCGCAACACAAAAAAGGCAAGCTGACCGCCCGCGAACGGCTCCGCCTGCTGCTCGACGAAGGCTCGTTCGAAGAGATCGGCAAGTTTGTGATGCACCGCGCCAAAGATTTCGGGATGGACAAGCAGCACTTTCTGGGCGACGGGGTCGTGACGGGGTACGGCACCATCCACGGGCGACTGGTCTACGTCTTTTCGCAGGATTTCACCGTGTTTGGGGGGTCGCTCTCCGAATCGCACGCCGAAAAGATCGTGAAGATCATGGACCTGGCGATGAAAAACGGGGCACCCGTCATCGGCCTCAACGATTCGGGCGGGGCGCGCATTCAGGAAGGCGTGGTGTCGCTGGCGGGTTACGCCGACATTTTCTACCGCAACACGCTGGCGTCGGGCGTAGTGCCGCAGATTTCGGCGATCATGGGACCGTGTGCCGGCGGTGCGGTCTACTCTCCTGCCATCACCGATTTCATTCTGATGGTCGAACACTCGTCGTACATGTTTGTGACCGGCCCCAACGTGGTGAAGACCGTAACGCACGAAAACGTCACGGCCGAAGAACTCGGCGGCGCTTCCACCCACAGCACCAAAAGTGGCGTGACGCACTTTGCCTGCGCCAACGAAGTGGAGTGCATCGAATACATCAAAAAGCTGCTCAGCTACGTGCCGCAGAATTGCGAAGAAGAGGCGCCGATGCTACCCTATACACCCGGCGACGAAACGCGTCCGGCCCTGAACGACCTGGTGCCCCTCAACCCCAACCAACCCTACGACATGCGCGAAGTGGTAGACGGCATCGTCGACGAAGGAACATTTTTCGAAGTGCACCGCAATTTTGCCGAGAACATCATCGTGGGCTTTGCACGACTGGCCGGTCGCAGCATCGGCATTGTGGGAAACCAGCCCGCCGTGCTGGCCGGTGTGCTCGACATTCATTCCAGCACCAAAGCTGCCCGGTTCGTGCGTTTCTGCGATTCGTTCAACATTCCACTGCTGGTGCTGGAAGACGTGCCCGGTTTTCTGCCCGGCACCGATCAGGAGTGGAACGCCATCATCACCAACGGCGCGAAGCTGCTCTACGCCTTCAGCGAGGCCACCGTTCCGCGCGTCACCGTCATTACCCGCAAAGCCTACGGCGGAGCTTACGACGTGATGAACTCCAAGCACATCGGGGCAGACCTCAATTACGCCTGGCCCACCGCCGAAATCGCCGTGATGGGTGCCAAAGGAGCTGCCGAAATTATTTTCCGTCGGGAAATCGCCGCGGCCGACGATCCGGAGGCCAAGCTTCAGGAAAAGGTGGACGATTACACCGCCAAGTTTGCCAACCCGTACCGCGCCGCCCACCGGGGGTACATCGACGAGGTGATCAAACCGGAAGATACCCGACGTAAACTGATCCGCGCGTTCAAAATGTTGGAAAACAAGGTCGATACCCTGCCCAAAAAGAAACACGGGAACATTCCGCTGTAG